The region ACATTTAAATCTCATCAACATTTAAAGCGTGTTTCTAGCACACAAACATTAATGTGTGTTTGGATTGACACTGAAAAGTATATTCCTCGTCATAACAAATCGATATCTTGCTATGGGATTGTGTCTAAATATTAGTCCCTTGGTAAcacttcattttaaaaacaaattctcaTTTTTAATTTGCATGCATATTGTCTGTTCATTAATGCTTATAAAGCAGATATTAATATCTTATTCTTCGTGGCTGTATTTCAGATCCCCAAATCCTAACTAACCTtaacaactaataataataagcatcaaattagtagtttattgtggcaaaataaagtgaagtgacattcagccaagtatggtgacccatactcagaatttgtgctctgcatttaacccatccgaagtgcacacacacagagcagtgaacacacacacacactgtgaacacacacccggagcagtgggcagccatttatgctgcggcgcccggggagcagttgggggttcgatgccttgctcaagggcacctaagtcatggtattgaaggtggagagagaactgtacatgcagtccccccacccacaattcctgccggcccgggactcgaactcacaacctttcgattgggagtccgactctctaaccattaggccacgacttccccgatagttaatagtgagaaaatagatagttaatagtgagaattggactttaaaataaagCAAAGTGGAACTTTGTAAACTGATTAGTTTGCAATAGTTTTTTATTGTCTACCAAAACATACAAAACTGCAAATACGCACAGTAGATATTCCTCTATAGATCCCAAAATCAAAACCACTCGAGTCGCAGCAAagagtgacctttgacctttgtgGTTTGCAGTCTGCCGGTGACCCAAAACATTTACAGAAGACTGATTTATCATGCATAGTTTAATATAACATGACCATCGCTGCTGACGTATATTTATAGCAAAGCAATAAGTGCTGAGTGATTTTGTGGGGGTACTTTTAACAGTTCAGCCGTTACAGCATGTCGtgcgggagtgtgtgtgtgtgtgcgtatgttgATGAGTACTTCCGTCTTGAGTAAATGCAGCCTGCACGCTCCCCTTGCGTGAAGCAGTTTTGTGTATACATAAACAAGGGGTAAACAAGGGATGACTGTGTTGAGTAGGAGGGAAGCCTACAAAAGGGAAGAGTCGGGCATGAGTTGTCAGAAACACCTGgctgggagagagagaaagagagagcagcagagtgtgaaagACTAAAGGAGGGACACAACTTATTAATGAGTAACACACACAAGTTGATTTCCAATTTCCTGCTTTAGCTCTCATTTAAAAGACGGAAAAGAGAGGACAAAACCACACAAGCAAGTGAACCGGAGAACGAGTGAAGATTTGGCACCTCGACTTCTGTAGCAGGTAAGCTGAACATCTTTACATCTGTGATGCTTTCTTACATCTGCACTCTTCAGTGTAAATCTCTGCTCATCTGATGTGCAGTCTGGCTCGCTCATCAGCACCGATATCCTTCATGGTATTTTGGGAACATTAAAttcataaatggatggatgggaaCTGCGGGTTCCTCTGGCTGGGCTGAACAGTCACTATTCTGTGATGTAATTGAGCTGAGTTGAACAGAGTTGATGTGTATTCTAATAGACTCTACATTAAACATTAAGCACACTCCAGAGATGGAACAAATGGATCTGGAGCGAACCGAGCAGCACTCAGCCGCTCATAAAGGACAGATAAGCAGAGATTACCTGCAGCTAACTGCCCTGAACATGCTGCCTTGCGATGCTTGCATTTATCACCGCTTGTGTTTACTGCTGTAATCAAGTACAATGAAACATTCAGAATGTGACTAGTAGAGTAGCATGATTGTGAATCAAAGCCTGCAGAGAATCCACAGGTCTGTCAAACACAGTCAGGTGCAAGAAGAAACGGACACATTAGGGCTTATTGATTAAACTGATTTGCACTTGCTATGCataactcataaaaaaaaaaaaatttgtcataTTTTAAGCTCTTCGAGCAACTTAAATCTCATGCCTTCAAATTCAACACAGGCTCgtttaaaatacaataatgtaCCTATACATATATTTCACTGCAATTTCCTACTGAAATGAACATGCTTCAAATTATAATTACAGCCTCATATTATCGATTCACAATACTATATTATGAATACAAAACACTTTATAATATATCAGAAACTTTGATGCCGTTCTGCATGGATCTAAGAGATTCGGCTAATAAACAGTAACACGTTCACTCATGCATTGATTCTTGCACTAAGCACCGCTATAAAAACTTTCAAATGAACTCTCATAATGTCATAGAgagataaaaatacactgaatttGTTCAATCTGCTGTCTGTGATGAAACAATAAAGAGCCTCAGCAACTAATAACATTGCAACTCTAATATGTTTCTCGAAGTTATTGGCAATGTTATTTGAAAAGGCCCAGATTCTAAAGAATTGTTTACTGTGTGCAAAATGTGTAATCAACTCAGGTGCTTATGCACGTACGGTATGTGGACAGATTTGGCTATCTTGTCTCATGCATAACAATTGGCAGTGTTTAGCCCTAAATACTTCAGTCTGTTGAACAATATGTTCTCTGTGGCTGTAGCCGAGAGTTTCCGGTGTGCTGTTTGTTTTGCATTGGGTTTTGGTTTGGGTCTAACAAATATCGCATCACTCTCTTCCCAGACAGACCCTCAAAATGACTCGTTCCTTGAGAGAGCTTGTGAAGGAGTACATAACAGAGCGGCGAGTTCGCAAATGCCGCCTGGTGAATAAAGACGGCCGCTGCAACATCGAGTTTGGCAACGTGCTCCACCGAAACCGCTTGGCCTACGTCCTGGACATATGGACCACCTTTGTCGAGACCCGATGGCGGTTTGTCATCTTGCATTTCGTGGCGTCCTTCACCCTCAGCTGGTTCATCTTCGGCCTCCTTTGGTACTGGCTTGCCAGAGACCACGGTGACTTGAAGTGGCAGAATCCCCCTCAAAATCACACGGCTTGTGCCTATAGTGTCAACACACTGACTTACGCCTTTCTCTTGTCGCTGGAGACCCAAACCACCATCGGATATGGAAACATTTATGTCACTGACGTCTGTCCCGGAGGTGTGGCTCTGATCGTAATTCAGAGTCTTATCGGCACCATAATCCACTGCTTCTGGTGCGGCGTGGTTATGGCAAAAATCGCTCTTCCCAAGAAGAGAGCCAAGACCATAACCTTCACCGACAAGGCAGTTATCTGCCCTAAAAAGGGCACCCTTTGCCTTCAGATCCGAGTGGCTAACCTGCGCAAGACCTTGATGATCGGTAGCCAGATTTACGGCAAGCTCCTGAGGACCACAATCACCCCCGAAGGTGAGACCATTATCTTGGACCAGGTCAGCATTGACTTCATGGTGGACTCCGGCAAGGACAGCCTGTTTTTTGTGTGTCCTTTGACCCTTTACCACGCCATCGATAAATCCAGTCCTTTCTTTGAAATGGCGGTAGACACTCTGCATCAGCAGGAGTTTGAGCTCGTGGTGTTTCTGGATGGCACAGCCGAATCCACCAGCTCCTCCTGCCAGGTCAGGACCTCCTACATCCCTCAGGAGATCATGTGGGGCTACGACTTCCTCCCGATCATCTCCCGCAGCAAAGAGGGAAAGTACCGCGTGGACTTCTCCAACTTCGCCAAGGAGGTGCCTGTACCGACCGCTCATTGTGCCTACTGCTACCACAACGAAGCAGGACATCATCACCACTCCATCAGCGGCATTGACAACAAGGGCTTTGAGGTGAATGACATTGAGAAGCCCAACGTCACCAAAATGTAAAGCTTTTGGACTGACATGTACTGAGCGACATCGCAAGGTCACGAAAACACTGGACACAAATGCTTTTTGTCTCTCATAGTGAGCACAAGAAGCAAGACAAGTGTTTTATCTCTAGAAATGATTCTATCTACCCTCTGAAAAATGAAGTGGAGTggctcttttttattttctggaatgtagttattattttaaagagCAGCTAGTGTTCAAAACTCAGAAATATAAGAGTGTAAATTGTCCTTGAGGTGAAACTAGAACTGTCTTCTGTTACAGGGTCATTGGGAGTGAGAGCATGAACTGAAAGGTCATTCATATGAGATCGGGTTTTATTAATGGCTCTATGTATAAAAGTCTAAGATGAACTGATTTCAAATCGCAGTGAACCAGCAGGTGCCTTTACCCTCTGAATCACTCTGGGATTGTGTATTTCTTTGTAAATTAGTAGATATTGTTAATATGGTGTAAATGTCATTTGCATTTTGTATATatcattttgtaaatataatttttttaaataaaaaaaggtaaaaagaaaaaaaaagatttgtaattTGTGAATTAGGAGGAGTAAAAAAGGCTTTGTTAAAATCAACCAGGATTTTTTTGTGTTCAGTTAAAATTGACCACATGAGGGCGCACAAGACAAAGCAATAGATGACAAACTCTTGgtgtgtaaaattatatatttctgaAATATCCATTATGTacatataagaaaaatatatataggaATGGATACATCAGAAATATAGAATTTTTACACACGCCAATAGTTTatctatacaaacacacacacacacacacacacacacacacacacacacacacacacacacgtcaaaaACTGCATTATAAGATAATAatggtatatatgtgtgtgtgtgtgtgtatatatatatatatatatatatatagttttcctTGAGTCGTCAGGGCCCCATTGTGAATTCTGCAGTAATTTCTAATCATACACAGTCAAACAAAGCAGTCAGTGTCACAGTTTCTTTGCCCTCAGCAGCGCTGACTATTTGGAAATGTGTAATTCTCGTAAAGCCTAAGCGTGGAGAGTTGTGCGTAAGGCAGGGTGGTGTGCGATCGAGCACTGCTGTCTGAGCTGTGGCCCGCTGACTCACTACATGACACACCAAATAATAAAGAGGCTTTAAAGTATATTAGACGTGGGATGGAGATAATGCCCTGAAGAGCTCTCACTGCCAAACACTAAGAATTCATACATCGTACCTTAGACCATCCATGTGTTTGCAATCCTTTAGCCCTGACATTACAtcactgatttattattattttttatgttattcatCTCAGAATTTCCAGTGAGATATTTTTATGATCCAGTCTTTTCCTTACCAAAACAGTAGATCAAAATCCAAACAAATGAATACTCATCATATTTAATATCATAATGAATCCTCAGATGTGCCTTTGATTGGTTATGATAAACCAGTACTGGATTAGATGAAATATCATGTAGTCTAGACCATAAGACTAAAATTACATAAACAGTTATGTAATTTTCCTATTCATCCGTTTACAAGAGTGACTTAATATTTAACAGCTGATATAAAGATTACATTATTTGTATGTGATCATATGAACTCTGTGTAAGCCGATACATGTTTCGTTTAGTGGTTTAGAACACCACccttttttaacaaatataatttcaaattaCGCACTGCCCAAATGACACACAGTAAACAAGTTATATGGAgagatttttaatgtaaaaacatttattttgtcacatttaaCCTATACAACAGACCCTTTTACAAAAGGTAATACTTATTAAATTGCagaaacaacaaaattaacaacaacaaaaaaagattaattgaaatatttcatatatatttttatagtaataaattTAATATCCAAATACTTGCATATATAAAATAGCACAATTCCTTCATATCTGAGAGTGATCCATTAAAGAGATGAAGAGCTGGGAATCTTCAATCAGCTTACACAAAATAATGCACAGTAACAAGATTTGGCTTTAAGGTATTGTTATGGCACTTTGGAAACATTAATTATGTAGAACAGATTGTCTCTAAGCACGTTTGGTAAGGCATTTGCTTTTATGGAATGAAAATATCAGCTACGTATCAAAATAACCTTCTCATTGTCATGgctatgcaccaagagctttagAAAAAGCATTTTCTGAAAAATACAAGAACACATTCATAAACTTATTGCCTATATGTACAGATACAAAACACCTACGTAGTTCAAACTACTTTCAGTAACTGATAAAAAAGTTTGCATTTTGACCGAGGTCAACTCGTATTAACGTATGATTCTTAACACTGTCACATATGAAAATAGCTCTGCATAACTTATACAGTAAGATGCTTTTAATGCCTAGTTGAcctttgatcaaaaaaaaaaaaacgaatactAGCAAATAGGTCTGACAAACGCACAGCGTTCGCGAATCTCTGGTTTCAACGTCCCGTGCTGCTGTTTCAACTGTCTTTTTCTTTCAAAGAGGTACTTCGCGTGATGCCCACAATCATTCAGTCCATCCAAGATGCAAATCTCATGTGAACTCAACTCTTTGGCTGTTTTGAGATGAAATCGAGTGATTTTCAATGGCCAATGAAACGGGACACCATGCGTCAGAAACGTAAAGCAGGCTTCAATCCATTCACATCAACGCCATCAGCATAGAGGAGTGCTAAAGATGAGGGAGAGAGTTTAGCTTGAGCCAGCTAGCCTGAGAAGCTCCTAATAAACAATCAGACGCCACGTCCTCCAGCGAGGAGGAGAAACGGCACTTGAATGCCAACATTTTTTCCAGTTGCCAGATTTGCTTTAGAAAAGAGAGCTTCAGTCATGACTTGAGAAGATAAACTCGTGTTACTGAGTCGGGTTTTGATAAAATCCAAAAGGAAGCGGGGAGTAGGTCCAAAAACATAAACACTGGGTTCACAATTGCATTAAACACACATGGTGAGTTTACAGTGATTCTTTTCTCGGTCGTTTGCCGACTTCTACATAATCGAGGTGGTCTTTATTGGCTAGAAGGGACTCTGGCCCATCGGTGCAGCTTTCGGATGTAGAAAGGCACAAGAAACATGCACACGCtctccaaaacaaacaacaacccaATGTCCTCCAATAAGTAGTACTCCATTTTTAAAGAGGATCAGACATTTTTTGGTCCGTTTTGCTCTACTTTCTCTTCCTTTTCCAGTTTCTTTCAACGTCGCTTCCTTCTGCTAACTTTCTGGCCACAATCCCTCCAGGTCCAgcttgcttttttgtctttgcttCGAGTGCAGTTCAAGTTTTGGCGTATGGGCAGCGGGGTGAAAGGTGAAGGTTTTAGTAGTAACTGCCTAGGTGGGGAGGCACGTGTGAATTGGGGTGACGCGGCACGCTGGGATTGGGATAAATCCCTCCTGCTGGAGAGCTCCAGTACGGGGTGGCATGCCCGAAGAAATTGGAGGATGTGACGGGCATGGTGGGAGGATGGGGTGAAACGAAGTTGACCTTCTGCTGGTGAGCGTGGTAGCTTTGCACATAGGGCAGGTCGGTTGGGTATTTGTACATGGTGGCCTCAGTGGGATGGGGCTGCAGGGCTTGAGCGATGCCGTGGAAATCAAACTTGTAGGCGTAACGCTTGCCGTGCACTTTGGTCATGATGTTTTTGTCGTAGTAGTAGCGCAGGGCGCGGCTCAGTTTGTCATAGTTCATGTTGGGCTTGCTCTTGCGCTCACCCCAGCGACGCGCTACTTCGTCAGGGTCCGTCATCTTGAACTCTCCGTTGGTCCCTTCCCAGGTGATGCAGCCGGCGTTGGCGCTGTCGGAGAGGAGCTCGAGCAGGAACTGCCACAGCTGGATCTGACCTGAACCTGGACAAACACACAGAGTTTTACTAGTCACCCACAAGACTtcatgtagctcaaacagtaagcATGGTACtggcaatgccaaggtcatgggctCGATTCCCAGGCAAATAActgataaaatgcatactttgaatacaatgcaagtcactttggataaaatcatctgccgaatgaataaatataatgtaaatatatatataaatataatgtattttttttatttagaacaaataaatatcagtacactgtaaaaaataaataaataaagaaaacaatgtttaaaaattcacattaaattaaaaattttacttGCTATTTCttggtaattatttgtgaaattctaGCAATTTCTATAGTGTTACAGTATAATTgacatattattattagtaatagtttttataataaataattaatagtttttattaatattagattgttttcattatatttgtttttgtgattttattgtgcttttttaatttttattagtatttttaatgtcttatttcggttttagttattttagtaccttcaagttaaactaaaaagTAAATTAGATGCCTTGTCAACTAGctgaaacaaaaatgtattaatatttattttcttttatttcagataaactaaaaaaaattgctttaaaataaatcacaatatttttacattgtagattattttttattttgcagtgattttaaattaataaaaaaatttaaactaaatataaatacccatttttgtaaatgatcaatgcctaaattcacatttaaaataagtgtttttaatgctttgctaatgtttaatttttcagtgttttatttttgaattatttaaatattaagcaAATATTATAGAATATTAGAAAAGTCTcaagttacgtatgtaaccatggttccctgagtagggagcgagacactgcgtcctctaaggGCCACTATGGGGAAGCTAGAGGACACTGtacgaagttcccttgaaagggaacatctctggttacgtatgtaaccatggatCCCTGAGTAGGGagcgagacactgcgtcctctaaggGCCACTATGGGGAAGCTAGAGGACACTGTTCAAAGTTCccctgaaagggaacatctctggttacgtatgtaaccatggttccctgagtagtaAGTAGGACACTGCGTCCTCCAGCTTCCCCATAGAGGACACagttgaagttcccttgaaagggaacagaaATAATATAGAATCAACCAATGCTTTACTCTTCTTAattcatgaaatattattatttttaatagaatatgtctctaaataataataattaaaggttTTCCTAAAATGCAGTGTAGCTCAGAAACAGTACGCCTTCATGTTGTTACCTGGGTTGGCAAGTCGACTGCTAGTGGGTCCTAATATTTGGTAAGGATCTGAAAGGAAAGATAAATTATTCTTTGAACTGGACAAATGTCACAATTTAAAAGTCTTGAACTTGCTCTTCAGTAGATGGAGAACTGGTGTAAAATATTACTATTGCAAACCCATAAAAAGTTCAACTCccagaaaatgaataaataaaaacatactgcaAATGCacttgccaaatgcataaatatgaaatgtttttgaacGCATGCGTGTGCTCGTGGCAGAGCGCTGCTCACCGGGCTGAGGCCGAGCCTGTTCAGTGTTCTTGGACACGTTCTGAGACACCACTGTAGGAGAGCCTGGGAAATGGAAAGAAAGAGCGTGacagaaagaaggagagagagaaaaaaaagttaagcaCATTCGTCTGGGCGAGCAGACGCACAAGTCTTCATCCAAAGAAAACATGGGCAATATCTGATCCAACTGCTAAGCACTTAATGGGCCTCTTCAGTGTCCCTAAACTAAAGACCGTCCATCAGCTGGAGTTCAGTATCACTGTCCAGATTAAAGCCTTGAATCAAACACTCTGTCTGAAAACTTAATCAAGACTCCAGATGGGTGTTTGACACTCACCTTTGCCGCTGTGCATGTTGTTTGACCAGCCTGTCCTCCGTACAGCATCATAAGACGCATCTGGAGAGAAGAGAAAAGAATATGAGGGATTTTCATAACCTGCTATTGTTTTTCCAAAAGCTCAGTATGCCTTTGGAAAATGTATTAATGTTCCTGAGAAATTTGATTTGGACTGGTTATAGCAGTTTATATCCCACTCGAAGTCCTTGCTGATGGAGCGTTTTTGGTTTATATTCATGgttcatatttttttaagaaactctCTCAAACTGTCTGTGTATCTGAGACAATGATGTGCCGTAGCTGTTAGGTTTGTAAAATTATTATGATGATCTGATTAAGTCTGTTTTTAGAGATCTCTCAGAAACAAGGAACATAACAGACTGGGAaaaggttttcatttatttatttatttattttattttttgaaccgACAAATAACAAATAAGATATCAATCTTCTGGCCTTTGTGgtaactaaacttaaaaaaaaaaaaaaaatatatatatatatatatatatatatatatatatatatatatatatatatatataattgtaaatattttgattaaaaataaactacactaaacttaataaaaattcttattttaatgcattactgctgtggtacacatcagggttattatcatcaaaactaaaatttaaaacttaataaaagcTATATCGAcagattaaaaatagtaattaaagAAAGTTTAAAgttaacaacaaaaatataatacaagAAAATGATTACAGAAAACATATTACTAAAACATCATTCAAAATATGACCAAAAACTATATTATATCAATGATAACTATATAACATTGGAACTGAGTTACTGTTTAATCTATTTTATTAACAAgttccattattattataataattattattgttatttttactctttttttttttactttatatttattttaataatagtttttaatattttagttattattgattattatttttatattttgtgtaatcCTGTCAGAGGGTTGTTGatttagaatgaatgaatgaatattctGTTATCTTCTAAAAGGTTAATCTGAGAAGCATGTGTGCTTCCTGTAAGGGTGTTTTTATTCCTACTCTGGAAAGGCATCTGTATCGGTATCCAGGAAAATGGCCAGTCTCCTTCATTCTCAAACACAGGCTACTCTTAAAACATTCCCATCATGCCTTGTGGCACTGCAGTGATCCCTCTTTCCCCAACGGAAATTAAGCAATGACTGGCACTAATCAAGTCTCTATATGCTCTAGATGTACGTTTGGCCTTGGTTACGGAGTGAGTGTTTCCTCTAGGGCTTACAGGGGCTCTGTGCACGACCATATGAGAGCGCATcggaacaaaaaaaactaaaaaaaagagaCGGCCAAAAAATGCTGGCCCCATGCTAGTATACTGACATCATGTCTTTGAAAGTAGCCTTTGTGGTATGACAGTCCGTAGAGTTAAAGCTTTAGTTCACAGCTCAAGCTGAACAGAGCCAAAGCGTTTGCAATGGTGACATAACGCCGCCCTCTTCTGGTCACTGCACTGGAGATCTCATCCAAGCTTTGGGTGGAACTACAAGACATTAACCTCTGGAGACAAAGACAATGTTTGCTTTGGAAAGTGTTGATAAACCTACATGGCCCACGTTTCAGAATCGAAACAGGATCTGCAGCCTGCATTTCTCAGCAAAAGCAGAATCCAAGAGAAAGGAAGATGCTAATCTCGAAACgcagagagtgagaaagagcaCGACTTTCACTGCTCCTGTTTCTCACTGAATCCACAGCCCAACCTGACTGAGAAGAGCTTAACTCTTTACATACAgtattcagcacacacacacttacacacacacacacacacacacacacacacttacacacacacacacacacacacatacacacacacacacataatgaagtaaaaaataaaataaattaatatggaaATGTCCACATAATACAAGCTTGAAGagtaaatataacaataataatacaaaataaataaataaatgtatgaataaaataaatgaataaattaatttgaaaatacataaaatagtaaataaattatataagataATTCAGAAATTTTCACACAATCGACAGTTTATAaaccatcataaaaataaaattggtcTTTTATCTATGATATGTTCTGATCCATTGTAACTTTATCTAGAttaaaggaataataataataataataaaaaaaatgtagaccAAATCAAGCTATAaaagtgatagatagatagacagatagatagatagatagatagatagatagatagatagatagatagatagatagatagatagatagatagatagatagacagacagacagacagacagacagacagacagacagacagacagacagacagacagacagacagatagatagatagatagatagatagatagatagatagatagatagatagatggatggatggatcactTGGTCACAGGACACGCAAGAATGAGTGATGTTTAATTTCACTGACATCTATTCTGTGTCACCA is a window of Carassius carassius chromosome 23, fCarCar2.1, whole genome shotgun sequence DNA encoding:
- the LOC132101206 gene encoding Friend leukemia integration 1 transcription factor-like isoform X6, with protein sequence MDGTIKEALSVVSEDQSLFEPPYAAAAPLPKTDMTASGAQDYGQPHKINPIAPQQEWISQPGRVHVKREYDHINGSRESPVDCSVGKCNKMVGGTDASQMSYTGYMDEKCAPPPNMTTNERRVIVPADPSLWSPDHVRQWLDWAIKEYGLQEIDTAMFHNTDGKELCKMSKEDFLRLTSGYNTEVLLSHLNYLRESSSSISYNTPSHTDQSPRLAAKDDASYDAVRRTGWSNNMHSGKGSPTVVSQNVSKNTEQARPQPDPYQILGPTSSRLANPGSGQIQLWQFLLELLSDSANAGCITWEGTNGEFKMTDPDEVARRWGERKSKPNMNYDKLSRALRYYYDKNIMTKVHGKRYAYKFDFHGIAQALQPHPTEATMYKYPTDLPYVQSYHAHQQKVNFVSPHPPTMPVTSSNFFGHATPYWSSPAGGIYPNPSVPRHPNSHVPPHLGSYY
- the LOC132101206 gene encoding Friend leukemia integration 1 transcription factor-like isoform X8, whose product is MTASGAQDYGQPHKINPIAPQQEWISQPGRVHVKREYDHINGSSRESPVDCSVGKCNKMVGGTDASQMSYTGYMDEKCAPPPNMTTNERRVIVPADPSLWSPDHVRQWLDWAIKEYGLQEIDTAMFHNTDGKELCKMSKEDFLRLTSGYNTEVLLSHLNYLRESSSSISYNTPSHTDQSPRLAAKDDASYDAVRRTGWSNNMHSGKGSPTVVSQNVSKNTEQARPQPDPYQILGPTSSRLANPGSGQIQLWQFLLELLSDSANAGCITWEGTNGEFKMTDPDEVARRWGERKSKPNMNYDKLSRALRYYYDKNIMTKVHGKRYAYKFDFHGIAQALQPHPTEATMYKYPTDLPYVQSYHAHQQKVNFVSPHPPTMPVTSSNFFGHATPYWSSPAGGIYPNPSVPRHPNSHVPPHLGSYY
- the LOC132101206 gene encoding Friend leukemia integration 1 transcription factor-like isoform X3 produces the protein MKMFQTVPDTSSYVKEALSVVSEDQSLFEPPYAAAAPLPKTDMTASGAQDYGQPHKINPIAPQQEWISQPGRVHVKREYDHINGSSRESPVDCSVGKCNKMVGGTDASQMSYTGYMDEKCAPPPNMTTNERRVIVPADPSLWSPDHVRQWLDWAIKEYGLQEIDTAMFHNTDGKELCKMSKEDFLRLTSGYNTEVLLSHLNYLRESSSSISYNTPSHTDQSPRLAAKDDASYDAVRRTGWSNNMHSGKGSPTVVSQNVSKNTEQARPQPDPYQILGPTSSRLANPGSGQIQLWQFLLELLSDSANAGCITWEGTNGEFKMTDPDEVARRWGERKSKPNMNYDKLSRALRYYYDKNIMTKVHGKRYAYKFDFHGIAQALQPHPTEATMYKYPTDLPYVQSYHAHQQKVNFVSPHPPTMPVTSSNFFGHATPYWSSPAGGIYPNPSVPRHPNSHVPPHLGSYY
- the LOC132101206 gene encoding Friend leukemia integration 1 transcription factor-like isoform X4 translates to MKMFQTVPDTSSYVKEALSVVSEDQSLFEPPYAAAAPLPKTDMTASGAQDYGQPHKINPIAPQQEWISQPGRVHVKREYDHINGSRESPVDCSVGKCNKMVGGTDASQMSYTGYMDEKCAPPPNMTTNERRVIVPADPSLWSPDHVRQWLDWAIKEYGLQEIDTAMFHNTDGKELCKMSKEDFLRLTSGYNTEVLLSHLNYLRESSSSISYNTPSHTDQSPRLAAKDDASYDAVRRTGWSNNMHSGKGSPTVVSQNVSKNTEQARPQPDPYQILGPTSSRLANPGSGQIQLWQFLLELLSDSANAGCITWEGTNGEFKMTDPDEVARRWGERKSKPNMNYDKLSRALRYYYDKNIMTKVHGKRYAYKFDFHGIAQALQPHPTEATMYKYPTDLPYVQSYHAHQQKVNFVSPHPPTMPVTSSNFFGHATPYWSSPAGGIYPNPSVPRHPNSHVPPHLGSYY
- the LOC132101206 gene encoding Friend leukemia integration 1 transcription factor-like isoform X5 — encoded protein: MDGTIKEALSVVSEDQSLFEPPYAAAAPLPKTDMTASGAQDYGQPHKINPIAPQQEWISQPGRVHVKREYDHINGSSRESPVDCSVGKCNKMVGGTDASQMSYTGYMDEKCAPPPNMTTNERRVIVPADPSLWSPDHVRQWLDWAIKEYGLQEIDTAMFHNTDGKELCKMSKEDFLRLTSGYNTEVLLSHLNYLRESSSSISYNTPSHTDQSPRLAAKDDASYDAVRRTGWSNNMHSGKGSPTVVSQNVSKNTEQARPQPDPYQILGPTSSRLANPGSGQIQLWQFLLELLSDSANAGCITWEGTNGEFKMTDPDEVARRWGERKSKPNMNYDKLSRALRYYYDKNIMTKVHGKRYAYKFDFHGIAQALQPHPTEATMYKYPTDLPYVQSYHAHQQKVNFVSPHPPTMPVTSSNFFGHATPYWSSPAGGIYPNPSVPRHPNSHVPPHLGSYY
- the LOC132101206 gene encoding Friend leukemia integration 1 transcription factor-like isoform X7, which codes for MKMFQTVPDTSSYVKVRQHRHYEQEALSVVSEDQSLFEPPYAAAAPLPKTDMTASGAQDYGQPHKINPIAPQQEWISQPGRVHVKREYDHINGSSRESPVDCSVGKCNKMVGGTDASQMSYTGYMDEKCAPPPNMTTNERRVIVPADPSLWSPDHVRQWLDWAIKEYGLQEIDTAMFHNTDGKELCKMSKEDFLRLTSGYNTEVLLSHLNYLRENASYDAVRRTGWSNNMHSGKGSPTVVSQNVSKNTEQARPQPDPYQILGPTSSRLANPGSGQIQLWQFLLELLSDSANAGCITWEGTNGEFKMTDPDEVARRWGERKSKPNMNYDKLSRALRYYYDKNIMTKVHGKRYAYKFDFHGIAQALQPHPTEATMYKYPTDLPYVQSYHAHQQKVNFVSPHPPTMPVTSSNFFGHATPYWSSPAGGIYPNPSVPRHPNSHVPPHLGSYY